A stretch of the Photobacterium toruni genome encodes the following:
- the glpC gene encoding anaerobic glycerol-3-phosphate dehydrogenase subunit GlpC, producing MLKQDTSFDQCIKCTVCTVYCPVAKANPNYPGPKQCGPDGERLRIKSAEFYDDMLKLCTNCKRCETACPSGVKIGDMIAVARSKHAKHDLNIKTIRDFVLSHTDLMGTVATPFAPFVNAITGMKPVKKIMHKTIGVHDHKSLPKYSHGTFRQWYKKHCSNQTRYPQQVHYFHGCYVNYNNPLLGQDFVKVMNAMNIGVQLLDKEKCCGVPLIANGFFDKAKKNALLNTQSFEAVIEKYNSTIVSTSSTCAFTLREEYPHVLKIDNAKVADRIEYVTRFLLKAFMNGNTPKLKPINKKVVYHTPCHLERTGGSLYTIELLKMIPGLELEVLDSQCCGLAGTYGFKTENYDTSMKIGEDLFQKIRSANADYAITDCETCKWQIEENTHLTTIHPISLLAMALTD from the coding sequence ATGCTCAAGCAAGATACCAGTTTTGACCAATGCATTAAATGCACCGTATGTACCGTTTATTGCCCTGTTGCTAAAGCAAATCCTAATTACCCCGGTCCAAAACAATGCGGTCCAGATGGTGAACGATTACGGATCAAAAGTGCGGAATTTTATGATGATATGCTTAAACTATGCACTAACTGTAAACGCTGTGAAACCGCTTGCCCTTCAGGGGTAAAAATCGGCGACATGATTGCCGTTGCACGTAGTAAACATGCTAAACACGACCTCAATATTAAAACGATTCGAGATTTCGTCTTAAGCCATACTGATTTAATGGGGACAGTCGCAACACCTTTTGCACCTTTCGTTAATGCAATTACAGGCATGAAACCTGTAAAAAAAATCATGCATAAAACCATTGGTGTTCATGATCATAAAAGTTTGCCTAAATATTCTCATGGTACATTCCGCCAATGGTATAAAAAGCATTGCTCGAATCAGACACGCTATCCACAACAAGTGCATTACTTTCACGGCTGTTATGTGAATTATAATAATCCACTATTAGGTCAAGATTTTGTTAAAGTTATGAATGCAATGAATATTGGTGTGCAGTTATTGGATAAAGAAAAATGCTGTGGTGTGCCATTAATTGCAAACGGATTCTTTGATAAAGCCAAGAAAAATGCATTACTTAATACTCAAAGTTTTGAAGCAGTTATTGAAAAATATAATTCGACTATTGTATCCACCTCTTCAACTTGTGCCTTTACTTTGCGTGAAGAATATCCGCATGTATTAAAAATTGATAATGCCAAAGTTGCTGATCGCATTGAGTATGTTACCCGTTTTTTACTCAAAGCCTTTATGAATGGTAATACGCCTAAGCTCAAACCTATTAATAAAAAAGTGGTTTATCATACACCATGTCACCTTGAGCGTACTGGTGGAAGTTTATACACCATTGAGTTACTGAAAATGATCCCAGGATTAGAACTTGAAGTATTGGATAGTCAATGCTGTGGTTTAGCGGGTACTTATGGTTTTAAAACTGAAAATTATGATACATCGATGAAAATTGGTGAAGATTTATTTCAAAAAATACGCAGTGCTAACGCTGATTATGCAATAACTGATTGTGAAACATGTAAATGGCAAATTGAAGAAAATACTCATTTAACTACAATCCACCCTATTAGTTTACTTGCAATGGCACTCACTGATTAA